AGATCCTCGACCTGTCCGCCGGTCCGCTGCGCTACGCCGGCTGGTCGTCGTGCTTCCGGCGGGAGGCCGGTTCCTACGGCAAGGACACCCGCGGCATCCTGCGCGTGCACCAGTTCGACAAGGTCGAGATGTTCGTGTTCTGCAAGCCGGAGGACGCGGCCGATCAGCACGCCCAGCTGCTCTCGTTCGAGGAGCAGATGCTGGCCCAGATGGAACTGCCGTACCGGGTGATCGACACGGCGGCCGGTGATCTGGGCTCGTCCGCGGCGCGCAAGTTCGACTGCGAGGCCTGGGTGCCGACCCAGCAGACCTACCGTGAGCTGACCTCGACCTCGAACTGCACGACGTTCCAGGCCCGGCGGCTCGGGGTGCGGTACCGGGACGAGGACGGCAAGCCGCAGGTCGCGGCCACCCTCAACGGCACCTTGGCCACGACCCGGTGGTTGGTCGCGATCCTGGAGAACCACCAGCAGGCGGACGGTTCGGTGCGGGTGCCCAAGGCCCTGCAGCCCGGGCTCGGCGGCCGCGAAGTGCTGGAGCCGATCGGGTAGCTCACCCCGTGCGGGCGATTCCATCGGTCACCGAAAGTGTTTGACTCCGCCTCTGACAACAGGAGGTCGAGTGAGCATTCTGGCCAGTGATCTGCGCACCGTGAGCCACGAGGCGTACATCTATCTGTACCCGTTGGTGACCATGGAGGTGACCCGCCAGCAGCTGGCGAACATTCCCCCGGGCACCCGCGAGGGCTTCGGGCCGCCCAACCAGTTCCACCACCTGCGCACGTTCCCCGACGCCGACTTCCGGGCCGTGGTGCGGCCCAATTTCGACACCCTCTACTCGTCGGCCTGGCTCGACCTGACCCGCGGCCCGGTCGTCGTCGAGGTGCCCGACAGCGACGACCGCTACTACATGATGCCGATGCTGGACATGTGGACCGACGTGTTCGCCAACCCCGGCAAGCGGACCACGGGCACGGGCGCCCAGACGTTCGTGGTGACCGCTCCGGGGTACACCGGCGACCTGCCGGCCGGCGCCACCCCGATCGCGGCGCCGACCCCGCACGTGTGGGTCATCGGCCGGACCCAGACCAACGGGCCGGCCGACTACGCCGCGGTGAACGCGTTCCAGGACGGGCTGCGGATCACCGAGCTGGCCGGCCCGAGCACGTTCGTCATCGACGAGTCGGTGGACACCACCACCGAGCCGTTGCGCCTGGTCGACGCGATGAGCGCGGCCGAGTTCTTCACGCTCGCCGCGCGCACGATGGCGGTGAACCCGCCGCACCGGTCGGACTTCTCGCAGGTGGCCCGGATGTCCCTGCTCGGTGTGGCCCCCGGCGTCGACTTCGACGCCGGCCGGTTCGACGCCGCCGAACTGGCCGAGATCGAGGCCGGCGCGAAGGCCGCCCAGGCGGCGCTGCACGCCGGCGTCGCCCGGCTGGCCGCACCGGTGAACGGGTGGACGATGCTCACCGACACGATGGGCGTCTAC
This genomic window from Nakamurella multipartita DSM 44233 contains:
- a CDS encoding DUF1254 domain-containing protein, which produces MSILASDLRTVSHEAYIYLYPLVTMEVTRQQLANIPPGTREGFGPPNQFHHLRTFPDADFRAVVRPNFDTLYSSAWLDLTRGPVVVEVPDSDDRYYMMPMLDMWTDVFANPGKRTTGTGAQTFVVTAPGYTGDLPAGATPIAAPTPHVWVIGRTQTNGPADYAAVNAFQDGLRITELAGPSTFVIDESVDTTTEPLRLVDAMSAAEFFTLAARTMAVNPPHRSDFSQVARMSLLGVAPGVDFDAGRFDAAELAEIEAGAKAAQAALHAGVARLAAPVNGWTMLTDTMGVYGNEYFRRAVITLVGLGANPAQDAVYPLLVADADGKPTVGDHDYVIHFDADQLPPAQAFWSITMYDAEGFQAPNELDRFAIGDRDPLVFNPDGSLDIYMQHGDPGPHRRANWLPAPTGPVGITMRLYAPAPAVLDGTWHPPAVRRVK